One genomic region from Spartobacteria bacterium encodes:
- a CDS encoding HAMP domain-containing histidine kinase produces MIHSTQPKKREKGTGQALAICYAIIKKHGGQIRFTTEQGKGKGTTFTVLLPLTQP; encoded by the coding sequence TTGATCCATTCTACACAACCAAAGAAACGGGAAAAAGGAACGGGGCAGGCTTTAGCCATATGCTACGCGATTATAAAGAAACATGGAGGTCAGATCCGTTTTACGACAGAACAAGGCAAAGGCAAAGGCACCACCTTCACCGTCCTCCTTCCGCTCACACAGCCTTGA